A stretch of the Streptomyces sp. NBC_01428 genome encodes the following:
- a CDS encoding ABC transporter permease, with the protein MTETKTPAPAPARTPDPRAAKAVLLRRARELALVPALLLLVVLGAFVNDSFLTERNIISILGASAALAMVVLAESLVLITGKFDLSLESVVGIAPAVGALLVLPAAQSGWGTEFPAALALLAVLVVGAAIGAFNGVLVVKFKLNAFIVTLAMLIVLRGLLVGATKGKTLFGMPDAFFSLATTTFLRVPLSVWLAAVAFAVAGLVLKYHRVGRALYAIGGNADAARAAGIRVERVMLGVFVVAGVLASVGGVMQTGYVGAISANQGNNMIFTVFAAAVIGGISLDGGKGTMFGALTGVLLLGVVQNLLTLAQVPSFWIQAIYGGIILVALMIARVTTGRAQD; encoded by the coding sequence ATGACTGAGACGAAGACCCCGGCGCCCGCCCCCGCCCGCACCCCCGACCCGCGCGCCGCCAAGGCCGTCCTCCTGCGCAGGGCCCGTGAACTCGCCCTCGTGCCCGCGTTGTTGCTTCTGGTCGTGCTCGGCGCGTTCGTCAACGACTCCTTCCTCACCGAACGCAACATCATCTCCATCCTCGGGGCCTCGGCCGCCCTCGCGATGGTCGTGCTCGCCGAGTCCCTCGTCCTCATCACCGGCAAGTTCGACCTGTCGCTGGAGTCCGTCGTCGGCATCGCGCCCGCCGTCGGCGCGCTGCTCGTCCTGCCCGCCGCCCAGTCGGGCTGGGGCACGGAGTTCCCGGCGGCGCTCGCCCTCCTCGCGGTCCTCGTCGTGGGCGCGGCCATCGGAGCCTTCAACGGCGTCCTCGTCGTGAAGTTCAAGCTGAACGCCTTCATCGTCACGCTCGCGATGCTGATCGTCCTGCGGGGCCTTCTGGTCGGCGCGACCAAGGGCAAGACCCTGTTCGGCATGCCCGACGCGTTCTTCTCCCTCGCCACCACGACGTTCCTGCGCGTCCCGCTGTCGGTGTGGCTGGCCGCCGTCGCCTTCGCGGTCGCCGGTCTGGTCCTCAAGTACCACCGCGTCGGACGCGCGTTGTACGCCATCGGCGGCAACGCCGACGCGGCCCGCGCCGCCGGCATCCGGGTCGAGCGGGTGATGCTCGGGGTGTTCGTCGTCGCGGGTGTGCTCGCGTCGGTCGGCGGCGTCATGCAGACCGGCTACGTCGGCGCGATCAGCGCCAACCAGGGCAACAACATGATCTTCACGGTGTTCGCCGCCGCGGTCATCGGCGGGATCAGCCTCGACGGCGGCAAGGGCACCATGTTCGGCGCCCTCACCGGTGTCCTCCTCCTCGGCGTGGTGCAGAACCTGCTCACGCTCGCCCAGGTGCCGTCCTTCTGGATCCAGGCCATCTACGGCGGGATCATCCTCGTCGCCCTCATGATCGCCCGGGTGACCACGGGCCGCGCGCAGGACTGA
- a CDS encoding sugar ABC transporter ATP-binding protein: MSTPLVEARGITKRYGPTVALRDGRLAVFPGESHALVGRNGAGKSTLVTLLTGLQAPDEGTISFGGRPAPALADRDAWRRKVACVYQKPTVVPELTVAENLFINRQPAGRGGFISWRRLRSEAARLLETWDVRVDPDARTADLKVEDRQMVEIARALSFGARFIVLDEPTAQLDSREIERLFTRMRGLQESGVTFLFISHHLQEVYEVCQTVTVLRDARWITTAPVADLPRPALIEAMAGESIAELAVEPRESDEDAPVVLDSTGLTSPAYERIDLTVRRGEVVGLAGSSGSGKTELAESFAGLHTPTGGSARLDGERLPFGDVAAALKAGVGCVPRDRHEQGLVPGMSVGDNVTLSVLDRLGRRGFIGTGRRRGFAAGLIERLGIHTEGPEQPVSDLSGGNAQKVVMARALASDPRLLVLINPTAGVDVKSKESLLSRMDSAREDGTAVLVVSDELDDLRRCDRVLVLFHGRVVAEHPAGWRDHELIASIEGVDHGNGTAAGDTPQAPGSGGGGRDD, translated from the coding sequence ATGAGCACTCCACTGGTCGAGGCGCGGGGGATCACCAAGCGGTACGGTCCCACCGTCGCTCTCCGAGACGGTCGACTCGCCGTGTTCCCCGGCGAGTCCCATGCCCTGGTCGGCCGCAACGGCGCCGGCAAGTCCACCCTCGTCACCCTGCTCACCGGCCTCCAGGCACCCGACGAGGGGACGATCAGCTTCGGCGGCCGGCCCGCACCCGCGCTCGCCGACCGTGACGCCTGGCGGCGCAAGGTGGCCTGCGTCTACCAGAAACCCACCGTCGTACCGGAGTTGACGGTCGCCGAGAACCTCTTCATCAACCGGCAGCCGGCGGGCCGGGGCGGCTTCATCAGCTGGCGCCGGCTCCGGTCCGAGGCGGCGCGGCTGCTGGAGACCTGGGACGTGCGCGTCGACCCGGACGCCCGCACCGCGGACCTCAAGGTCGAGGACCGGCAGATGGTCGAGATCGCACGGGCGCTCTCCTTCGGCGCCCGGTTCATCGTGCTGGACGAACCCACCGCCCAGCTCGACAGCCGGGAGATCGAGCGGCTCTTCACCCGGATGCGGGGGCTCCAGGAATCCGGCGTCACCTTCCTGTTCATCTCGCACCACCTCCAGGAGGTGTACGAGGTCTGCCAGACGGTCACGGTCCTGCGGGACGCCCGCTGGATCACCACCGCGCCGGTCGCCGACCTCCCGCGCCCCGCGCTGATCGAGGCCATGGCGGGGGAGTCGATCGCCGAACTGGCCGTCGAACCAAGGGAGTCTGACGAGGACGCACCCGTGGTCCTGGACAGCACGGGACTCACCTCCCCGGCGTACGAGCGGATCGACCTGACCGTCCGCCGGGGCGAGGTCGTCGGGCTCGCCGGCTCCAGCGGCAGCGGCAAGACCGAGCTGGCCGAGTCCTTCGCCGGACTGCACACCCCCACCGGCGGCAGCGCCCGGCTGGACGGCGAGCGGCTCCCGTTCGGTGACGTGGCCGCCGCGCTGAAGGCCGGCGTCGGCTGCGTTCCGCGGGACCGGCACGAGCAGGGCCTGGTGCCCGGGATGAGCGTCGGTGACAACGTCACCCTGAGCGTCCTGGACCGGCTGGGCCGCCGCGGGTTCATCGGCACCGGCCGCAGACGCGGCTTCGCCGCCGGGCTCATCGAACGCCTCGGCATCCACACCGAGGGGCCCGAGCAGCCGGTCTCCGACCTCTCGGGCGGCAACGCGCAGAAGGTCGTCATGGCCCGCGCGCTCGCCTCGGACCCGCGCCTGCTCGTACTGATCAACCCGACCGCGGGCGTCGACGTGAAGTCCAAGGAGTCCCTGCTGTCCCGGATGGACAGCGCCCGTGAGGACGGCACCGCCGTGCTGGTCGTCTCCGACGAACTCGACGACCTGCGCCGCTGCGACCGCGTCCTCGTCCTCTTCCACGGCCGTGTCGTCGCCGAGCATCCGGCGGGCTGGCGCGACCACGAGCTGATCGCCTCCATCGAAGGAGTGGACCATGGCAACGGCACCGCCGCGGGGGACACCCCCCAGGCCCCCGGGAGCGGCGGGGGAGGCCGGGATGACTGA
- a CDS encoding sugar ABC transporter substrate-binding protein, translated as MAGRTVRNRRIPSRTVCAAAVAACATLALAACGSTKDDVASGGGKGDGGGKVGVILPLLTSPFWQSYNDYVPKMATSQGVDALKTVNSNSDPSQQITDINNQLNQGVKGLVVAPLDSAAIAAGLDQAERKGVPVVAVDVAPEKGKVAMVVRADNVAYGEKACQYLGKQIGSGKVVQIMGDLASVNGRDRSEAFRACVRKNFPKLKVLEIPAKWESDTAASKLDTLLNANPDIKGIYMQAGGVYLAPTLQTLKSKGMLKKAGAAGHIAIVSNDGIPQEFDAIRKGEIDATVSQPADAYAKYGMYYIKAAMQGKTFKPGPTDHDSEIVKLPGGILEDQLPAPLVTKENVDDPGLWGNTVK; from the coding sequence ATGGCCGGCAGAACTGTGCGGAACAGGCGAATCCCGTCGCGGACGGTGTGCGCGGCGGCGGTGGCCGCCTGCGCGACCCTCGCTCTCGCGGCGTGCGGCAGCACGAAGGACGACGTCGCCTCGGGCGGCGGAAAGGGTGACGGAGGCGGCAAGGTGGGGGTGATCCTGCCCCTGCTGACGTCACCGTTCTGGCAGTCGTACAACGACTACGTGCCGAAGATGGCGACGTCGCAGGGAGTGGACGCGCTCAAGACCGTCAACTCCAACAGCGACCCCTCGCAGCAGATCACCGACATCAACAACCAGCTCAACCAGGGCGTCAAGGGTCTGGTGGTCGCGCCCCTCGACAGCGCCGCGATCGCCGCGGGCCTGGACCAGGCCGAGCGCAAGGGCGTCCCCGTGGTCGCCGTCGACGTGGCGCCCGAGAAGGGCAAGGTCGCCATGGTCGTCCGCGCCGACAACGTGGCGTACGGCGAGAAGGCCTGCCAGTACCTCGGCAAGCAGATCGGCTCCGGCAAGGTCGTGCAGATCATGGGCGACCTCGCGTCCGTCAACGGCCGTGACCGCTCCGAGGCGTTCCGTGCCTGCGTCCGGAAGAACTTCCCGAAGCTGAAGGTCCTGGAGATCCCCGCCAAGTGGGAGTCGGACACCGCGGCCTCCAAGCTCGACACGCTGCTGAACGCCAATCCCGACATCAAGGGCATCTACATGCAGGCGGGCGGTGTCTACCTCGCGCCCACCCTGCAGACCCTCAAGTCCAAGGGCATGCTGAAGAAGGCGGGCGCCGCCGGGCACATCGCCATCGTCTCGAACGACGGCATCCCGCAGGAGTTCGACGCCATCCGCAAGGGTGAGATCGACGCCACCGTCTCCCAGCCGGCCGACGCCTACGCCAAGTACGGCATGTACTACATCAAGGCCGCGATGCAGGGGAAGACGTTCAAGCCCGGTCCGACCGACCACGACTCCGAGATCGTGAAGCTGCCCGGCGGCATCCTGGAGGACCAGCTGCCCGCGCCGCTCGTCACCAAGGAGAACGTGGACGATCCGGGGCTCTGGGGCAACACGGTCAAATGA
- a CDS encoding FadR/GntR family transcriptional regulator — protein MDESQPVGAESGKDPAPPKGTVTQRAIEQIKALIREGRLEPGQRLPTERDLASQLGISRSSMREAIRALTVLGVLEARHGSGIYVTQLEAGDLLETFGVVADLSRGHQLVELLELRRILESTATAMAAARITPDQLAEVDKQLTAMNATDDPEQILAHDLAFHREIVAAAGNETMTAILDGLSSRTFRARVWRGYQEEGAFDRTRREHAAILRALVARDPDAARAAAAAHVGEVEQWLRSQLAP, from the coding sequence GTGGACGAGAGCCAGCCCGTCGGGGCGGAGTCCGGCAAGGACCCCGCCCCGCCGAAGGGCACCGTGACGCAGCGCGCCATCGAGCAGATCAAGGCGTTGATCCGGGAGGGCCGGCTGGAGCCGGGGCAGCGGCTGCCGACCGAACGGGACCTGGCGTCCCAGCTGGGCATCTCCCGCAGTTCGATGCGCGAGGCGATCCGGGCGCTCACGGTCCTCGGCGTACTGGAGGCCCGGCACGGATCGGGCATCTACGTGACGCAGCTGGAGGCGGGTGACCTGTTGGAGACGTTCGGCGTGGTGGCCGATCTCTCCCGTGGCCACCAGCTCGTCGAACTGCTGGAGCTGCGCCGCATCCTGGAGTCGACGGCCACCGCGATGGCCGCCGCGCGGATCACCCCGGACCAACTCGCCGAGGTCGACAAACAGTTGACGGCGATGAACGCGACGGACGATCCGGAGCAGATCCTCGCCCACGATCTCGCCTTCCACCGCGAGATCGTCGCCGCCGCGGGCAACGAGACGATGACCGCCATCCTGGACGGGCTCTCCTCCCGCACGTTCCGCGCCCGTGTCTGGCGTGGCTACCAGGAGGAGGGCGCCTTCGACCGCACCCGGCGCGAGCACGCGGCGATCCTGCGCGCGCTGGTGGCACGCGATCCCGACGCGGCACGGGCGGCGGCCGCCGCACACGTCGGCGAGGTCGAGCAGTGGCTCCGGTCGCAGCTCGCGCCGTAG